A region of Drosophila suzukii chromosome 2L, CBGP_Dsuzu_IsoJpt1.0, whole genome shotgun sequence DNA encodes the following proteins:
- the spz4 gene encoding protein spaetzle 4 gives MVGMGTQMDRRSRITRPITCDVMWCLLVILAVALPLVSAGFGFDSANSCSPNGKMSRRGRAQMLAAIPCDLGQQAFCHLPGSAYPWHAVRRFVHENQGLMKRMYGDVRHISILRDEIQNNEVDADDMEETAERYSKDGGRRSAKYLMNGRDRDRDDFGSYKNNDVLMEPHFRPVSTSTTSTTKATTTTAAPEIISSTTDKIPSEITSTTPGNSTSTMSTTTSVPPSPEHPEVEAEIVEIQPSPESNSVYEVVPSSAPSTTSTAKPSPAGGENIQIIDSPQLGLRNLSGEAIPSQEPATATTPKPTSLPKSSAASPSRRRKPAETTTTAATPKTSSSMLPPTTTTATLLTRRNVTKYSPASVTTPISFASLFSGTSSGLFSPEKLRRPLTTSSTSAPAPAPVPVPVAGGVPAGATGSATKSGLLREGQLFQDAMKQEPVAVASNLRGVNACPVKDEVVAPFWANNTRGEVLALLNLYPFEQYVHWEKCTHEFKQMFCRDGCRCEQQYRLHRLLAYDPHNECRGIFSDWFRFPSSCICKCYNIPMEFRATSRSPRSDSRFDAPKSDPIEAAEAEVQRAIYEHATDEWYRPRDEFDFLEG, from the exons ATGGTGGGCATGGGCACCCAAATGGATAGGCGATCGCGGATCACTAGACCAATAACG TGCGATGTCATGTGGTGTCTGCTGGTCATCTTGGCGGTGGCTCTACCATTAGTCTCCGCGGGCTTTGGCTTCGATTCGGCCAATTCGTGCAGTCCCAATGGGAAAATGTCGCGACGTGGTCGGGCCCAGATGCTGGCGGCGATTCCCTGTGACCTGGGTCAGCAGGCCTTCTGCCATTTGCCCGGATCAGCTTATCCGTGGCACGCAGTCCGGCGATTCGTGCACGAGAACCAGGGCCTGATGAAGCGCATGTACGGCGATGTGCGGCACATTTCCATTCTTCGAGATGAGATCCAGAACAACGAGGTGGATGCGGATGACATGGAGGAGACGGCGGAGCGGTACAGCAAGGATGGGGGACGGCGTAGTGCCAAGTATCTTATGAACGGGAGGGATCGCGATCGTGATGATTTCGGGAGCTATAAGAACAATGACGTGCTCATGGAACCGCATTTTCGACCAGTTTCCACCAGTACAACGAGTACAACTAAGGCGACGACGACCACAGCTGCTCCCGAAATAATTAGCAGCACTACGGATAAGATTCCCAGTGAGATTACCAGCACAACGCCTGGAAATTCCACAAGTACGATGAGTACCACTACGTCTGTTCCACCCTCGCCTGAACATCCTGAGGTAGAGGCGGAAATTGTGGAGATACAACCCAGTCCGGAGTCGAACAGCGTCTACGAAGTGGTGCCCTCTTCAGCTCCATCAACCACTTCCACTGCAAAACCTTCACCTGCTGGGGGCGAAAATATACAGATCATCGACTCACCGCAGCTGGGATTGCGTAATCTTAGTGGAGAGGCTATACCATCCCAGGAACCAGCCACTGCCACAACTCCGAAGCCCACATCGCTGCCCAAGAGCTCGGCAGCCTCGCCCAGCAGGAGAAGGAAGCCTGCAGAGACCACCACCACAGCAGCCACTCCAAAAACCTCCAGCTCCATGTTGCCTCCGACCACAACAACAGCCACCTTGCTAACCCGCCGCAATGTCACCAAGTACTCACCCGCATCCGTGACAACGCCGATCAGCTTCGCCTCGCTCTTCTCCGGCACCTCTAGTGGGCTTTTCAGTCCGGAGAAGCTGCGCAGGCCCCTGACCACCAGTAGTACAAGTGCTCCTGCTCCAGCTCCTGTCCCAGTTCCAGTGGCAGGAGGTGTACCAGCGGGTGCCACTGGAAGCGCCACCAAGTCGGGCCTGCTGAGGGAGGGTCAACTCTTCCAGGATGCCATGAAGCAGGAGCCAGTGGCAGTGGCCAGCAACTTGCGCGGAGT AAATGCCTGTCCCGTCAAGGATGAAGTGGTGGCTCCCTTCTGGGCAAACAACACCCGAGGCGAAGTGCTGGCCCTGCTCAACCTGTATCCCTTCGAGCAGTACGTCCACTGGGAGAAGTGCACCCACGAGTTCAAGCAGATGTTCTGCCGGGATGGATGCAGGTGCGAGCAGCAGTACCGGCTGCACCGATTGTTGGCCTACGATCCGCACAACGAGTGTAGAGGGATCTTCTCCGACTGGTTCCGCTTCCCGTCCAGCTGCATCTGCAAGTGCTACAACATCCCGATGGAGTTCCGGGCCACCTCACGCAGTCCAAGATCCGACAGCCGCTTCGATGCTCCAAAATCCGATCCCATCGAGGCTGCGGAGGCGGAGGTCCAGAGAGCCATCTACGAACATGCCACGGATGAGTGGTACCGCCCACGCGATGAGTTCGACTTCTTGGAGGGGTAA
- the Obp28a gene encoding general odorant-binding protein 28a — translation MHCSTFIMVAVTLLGATLVRGFDEKEALAQIMKSAEACMAEVDAGDADVQELVKRQPASTYAGKCLRACVMKNFGLIGADGKLDTDAAHEKAKQYTGNDPAKLKLALEIGDTCAAISVPDDHCEAAESYGACFKGEATKHGLM, via the coding sequence ATGCATTGTTCCACATTTATTATGGTGGCAGTTACTCTCCTTGGCGCCACCTTGGTGCGCGGCTTCGACGAAAAGGAAGCCCTGGCCCAAATCATGAAGTCAGCAGAAGCCTGTATGGCTGAAGTGGATGCCGGCGACGCCGACGTGCAGGAGTTGGTCAAAAGGCAGCCCGCCTCTACCTATGCTGGCAAGTGCCTTCGCGCCTGCGTGATGAAGAACTTTGGGTTGATTGGCGCCGACGGCAAGCTGGACACGGACGCCGCCCATGAGAAGGCCAAGCAGTACACGGGTAACGATCCGGCGAAGTTAAAACTGGCTCTCGAGATTGGCGACACATGTGCGGCCATTAGTGTGCCGGATGACCACTGTGAGGCCGCCGAAAGCTACGGCGCCTGTTTTAAGGGTGAGGCCACAAAACATGGACTCATGTAA
- the Cog8 gene encoding conserved oligomeric Golgi complex subunit 8 yields MDFPDKMDLENERVLKLIFPDGVPDNLRGNPELDNYLAKLGTCKVEQLRKEQTRLADEARSILEQTQDLAISNYRTFITTAENSRSIFSEFLRSEQQLDTLVGKLPDLSVQCERFLQDSAELNEQRRLNSITLQKNAQLLEVLELPQLMERCIREGRYEEALELAAYATRLGQHQGHIPVVKSIVRSVEALWHTMLVQLVAQLRTDLQLPKCLQIVGYLRRMQAFGDNELRLKFLQARDAWLTSCLEAIPTGDAQQHLSKTIEITRINLFNIITQYRAIFPEEDGSLKTQSSLRPLQGVSCNGDRLFQAWLHNKINDFLQTLEKDLQLGVGSVETVLGQCMYFGLSFSRVGADFRALMAPIFVGVIRRRFESSVEQVNEQFERELERFTLINKVALHSHARKQLDPEQESFAPPETLLDFYPLAALCNGYLTALNELRLCAPLALATDVTRCLQHSLQLASQRVLAFYRQEQQAFAGSEREAFTRLCSCLAYDLVPYMQRCIHGVFPPQSLTVHLGISLLQLEQQQLTYLEQARILEPLKHLLPTKALVQPQEAPIETKTSVGVPVTAEG; encoded by the exons ATGGATTTTCCGGACAAAATGGACCTGGAGAATGAGAGGGTGCTGAAGCTGATATTTCCCGACGGAGTGCCGG ACAACCTGCGTGGCAATCCGGAGTTGGACAACTACCTGGCCAAACTGGGCACCTGCAAGGTGGAGCAGCTGAGGAAGGAGCAGACGCGCCTGGCAGACGAGGCGCGCAGCATCCTGGAGCAGACGCAGGACCTGGCCATCTCCAACTACAGGACCTTCATCACCACGGCGGAGAACTCGCGTTCGATCTTCAGCGAGTTCCTGCGCTCGGAGCAGCAGCTGGACACGCTGGTGGGCAAGCTGCCAGATCTTAGTGTCCAGTGCGAACGCTTCCTGCAAGACTCTGCCGAACTGAACGAGCAGCGGCGCCTCAACTCCATTACTTTACAAAAGAACGCCCAGTTGTTGGAGGTCCTGGAGCTTCCGCAACTCATGGAGCGCTGCATCCGCGAGGGTCGCTACGAGGAGGCCCTGGAGCTGGCCGCCTATGCCACTCGCTTGGGCCAGCACCAAGGACACATTCCCGTGGTCAAA AGCATTGTGCGCTCGGTGGAAGCCCTGTGGCACACCATGCTGGTGCAGCTGGTGGCACAACTGCGGACCGACCTGCAGTTGCCCAAGTGCCTGCAGATCGTGGGTTATCTGCGCCGGATGCAGGCCTTCGGGGACAACGAGCTGCGCCTGAAGTTCCTGCAGGCAAGGGACGCCTGGTTGACCTCTTGCCTGGAGGCCATACCCACTGGAGATG CCCAGCAACACCTATCCAAAACCATTGAGATCACGCGCATCAATCTTTTTAACATCATTACCCAGTACCGTGCCATTTTTCCGGAGGAGGACGGCAGCTTGAAGACTCAGAGTTCCTTGAGACCTCTTCAGGGGGTGAGCTGCAATGGGGACCGACTTTTCCAGGCCTGGCTGCACAACAAG ATCAACGACTTCTTACAAACGCTGGAGAAGGATCTACAGCTGGGAGTGGGCTCTGTTGAGACAGTGCTGGGCCAGTGCATGTACTTCGGGCTGTCCTTCAGCCGCGTGGGAGCCGATTTCCGTGCCCTTATGGCGCCCATTTTCGTGGGAGTGATCCGCAGACGGTTTGAGAGCAGTGTGGAGCAGGTAAACGAGCAGTTCGAGAGGGAGTTGGAGAGATTCACGCTGATCAACAAGGTGGCACTGCACTCGCACGCCCGCAAGCAGCTGGATCCCGAGCAGGAGTCCTTTGCGCCTCCGGAAACCCTCTTGGATTTCTATCCCCTAGCAGCCCTGTGCAATGGTTATCTGACTGCCTTGAACGAGCTGCGTCTGTGTGCTCCCTTGGCCCTGGCTACCGATGTGACCCGCTGTCTGCAGCACTCGCTGCAACTGGCCTCCCAGCGAGTGCTGGCCTTTTATCGGCAGGAGCAGCAGGCCTTCGCTGGCAGCGAAAGGGAGGCTTTTACTCGACTCTGTTCCTGTCTGGCGTACGACCTGGTGCCCTATATGCAGAGGTGCATCCACGGCGTCTTCCCTCCGCAGTCGCTGACCGTTCACTTGGGGATTAGTCTGCTTCAGCTGGAGCAACAGCAGCTTACATACCTAGAGCAGGCACGCATCCTGGAACCCCTGAAGCACCTACTGCCCACCAAGGCGCTGGTGCAGCCGCAGGAAGCCCCCATTGAAACGAAGACAAGCGTTGGAGTGCCTGTCACTGCCGAGGGATAA
- the Dlg5 gene encoding disks large homolog 5, which translates to MAKMASGDLSLTSTSSQEEESSEYAGYDNTLRPPSNSSGSTTAANMANNNGPSKGVNSGVGVSGVTGGNGTKYDLLQTQYKSALLELNTLRHQHASTKRRCDELATELSLYQEHYVADRNKFTDIVEESARLKRLLLETQNQQSQQAQNGNSQVPPGSSGNPYYFGKPQGCDGSCSEKLAELKKERNMAAVEREKYKKSYIELEKDRNYYRERGDENQTLKVLLSKETKNVVSLTEELNQLLSEKDNVLQEHQKMSDDLVLANKEIERLKKDEQLARGEINALQLANAELKKRDLLKSRESSWSKEFPIGKELENSKELEKLRKSLEKALSEVERSSQDAEEAKRVRDWAISQREKIVQERDSVKTLCDKMRHERDKAISDSLMAIRDSEKIKKQKDEAQKKIDLLKEQMEQQERHNLDSNASGSRRSFRLSSYEGEDLLEVELSGYEHTSDLGIILDDSNKRKLVCGVTSSSPACGKLKINDVICKVNNLDCQSLSKRMVLDEIRACAPRSLLLVSRTRHSKRHAYSVQLKTRDRDCPHGLQLDMGVFIAKIEQNSLAFYEPELDVGDRVLSINNKSMDSVQSIEEVMQVLNDPRSDGLNLFALKYVQDQLPPGMTTSSAQTDSIDSMQHVSGSGGGGGSGPSSATKHPSKFAEFFFRKLKFSKPGTPEDNFEQEHDDAIAALDSVLSENSSEKSKENLFNRKKRTKKEKETSKSMGTWPRTNISHDNPTGTMRGNQKKQALMSLFTAGPINVDKDDELVGEVGVPEKQPPELMQEQLPPPLPPQMSKPLAHIRGANGSAIKAHPNRNSNPVSSGVSALFPPGSSAGMTMTGYPTHPRHSLYTPEEINQKPMQRAPLMGANARVKIPSQERYGSRPHSNHRLSLNITPSGDFYQPKTSGQQAQQQVMNASSSSAGFAMGSGSMGGVTGPAAGEFPVRKQQVYDVFHPLPLPKNSSGSNPNALFMPLNPPRGSHPLPAGQPPDVVSLKSQNSIESILSAKSPAVSEYGVYAKRHVPMQVRHVPKYPSDSESIGSGIHGGYGGFLQSNHIPGNRHTQLFPTFGPGGRSNRRSSPLTLPSPPPQQQLQQLPPAVVPHDSVGIPTDLDYHPHHHAQTNPLPHPHPLPHAPYLDYGHGPYPYMGVGGGGVSGVGGVIYEGGTFPRKKDNQRLRIPSNPSVASKSGSMVKNSSGSIDHHYVTHTAPPSGGSMSASSSDRAPISLISSSIHNSYGANMAGGNGTGSGVGVGGGGGSGRGSPMPQVHVEILSHGGGGSGKRNSNVPADFLCPGDLRRVTIDKRDKSLGITIQCNNNGGGIFVSTVADKSTAMRAGLQVGDQLLEVCGINMRAATQEIAANVLRQCGDSFTMLVQYNPEKFPSMEYEGVHNLEPESPVNHSGSPTPRNSPRPPARNSLFPLPLQPQVPSARSGSRAPLSHQSIKDQSFTDSLENQSDISSSQDMPSSAATTTTTTASATSTVYDEEPKPALPPPPASVPAETLRYVTLHMDKSKNLGIKLFGGNKVGIYVHDVATGSPSDHAGIRKGDKILEYNGVDLSGVTAEQAANEISKLTDTVTMLVQNKLHTLKQIKDEPGDSFYIRVGFDRTGELNEDDLRFVKDEVLYVDNTVFNGTFGLWRAWKLDAMGHRKECGIIPSQIKVEEELRSGEVVDCDTGTARRGSTSARRSFFRRKKNQRSSSRDSTEIASFSNTQLSFFPDLGLLNDDGGALSYQRVELLDSPIRRPVLIIGPLSECLMDRLTIDFSNLFKLCEVTAMDCSQEAMEEGLKENIFVDYRRRGNKFESTTVEAISNACKNDRRHCILDVSISAVERLQRLQIYPIVLLLRFKSAKQIRDIRDFGTDKISAKAAKEMYERAMKLETDYKQYISAVIPGVSIKHMCTQIKDAVDKEQDKLLWVPVTSG; encoded by the exons ATGGCGAAGATGGCATCGGGAGATCTTTCGCTGACCAGCACGAGCAGTCAGGAGG AAGAGAGCTCGGAGTACGCGGGCTATGATAACACCCTCCGTCCGCCGTCGAATTCCAGCGGCAGCACCACAGCAGCCAATATGGCCAACAACAACGGGCCCTCGAAGGGCGTCAATAGCGGAGTGGGCGTGTCGGGCGTCACCGGCGGAAATGGCACAAAGTACGATCTACTGCAGACGCAGTACAAGTCCGCACTCCTGGAACTGAACACCCTGCGCCATCAGCACGCGAGCACCAAGCGGCGTTGCGATGAGTTGGCCACCGAACTGAGTCTCTACCAGGAGCACTACGTGGCCGATCGCAACAAGTTCACGGATATAGTGGAGGAGAGCGCGCGGCTCAAGCGCCTGCTGCTCGAGACCCAAAACCAGCAGAGCCAGCAGGCCCAGAATGGAAACAGCCAAGTGCCGCCAGGAAGTAGTGGGAATCCCTATTACTTTGGGAAGCCTCAGGGATGCGATGGCAGCTGCAGCGAGAAGCTGGCCGAGCTTAAGAAAGAGCGCAACATGGCCGCAGTGGAGCGCGAGAAGTACAAGAAGTCCTACATTGAGCTGGAAAAGGATCGTAACTACTACCGGGAGCGGGGCGACGAGAATCAGACACTGAAGGTACTGCTCTCCAAGGAGACCAAGAACGTGGTCTCGCTCACCGAAGAGCTCAACCAACTGCTCTCCGAGAAGGACAACGTGCTGCAAGAGCACCAGAAGATGTCCGATGATCTGGTTCTGGCCAACAAGGAGATAGAACGTCTAAAAAAGGATGAACAGCTCGCGAGGGGAGAGATCAATGCTCTGCAGTTGGCCAACGCGGAGCTCAAGAAGCGCGATCTGCTGAAGTCGCGCGAGAGCTCTTGGTCGAAGGAGTTTCCCATTGGAAAGGAGCTGGAGAACAGCAAAGAATTGGAGAAGCTGCGCAAGAGTCTGGAGAAGGCTCTCTCCGAAGTGGAACGCTCCAGTCAGGATGCGGAGGAGGCCAAACGCGTTCGGGATTGGGCCATATCACAGCGCGAGAAGATTGTGCAGGAGCGGGACTCGGTGAAGACGCTCTGCGACAAGATGCGCCATGAAAGAGATAAGGCTATATCCGATTCGCTGATGGCCATCAGGGATAGCGAGAAGATTAAGAAGCAGAAAGACGAGGCCCAGAAAAAGATTGACTTGCTCAAGGAACAAATGGAGCAGCAGGAGCGTCACAATCTGGATAGTAATGCGTCCGGATCCCGACGCAGTTTCCGTCTAAGCAGTTACGAGGGTGAGGACCTACTGGAAGTAGAGCTGTCCGGCTACGAACACACCTCCGATCTGGGCATCATCCTGGATGACAGCAACAAGCGGAAGCTGGTGTGTGGCGTGACTAGCAGTTCTCCTGCCTGCGGAAAGCTTAAGATCAACGATGTGATCTGCAAGGTAAACAACCTGGACTGCCAGTCCTTGTCGAAGCGAATGGTTCTAGATGAAATCCGCGCATGTGCTCCACGATCCCTCCTGCTGGTTTCCCGCACTCGTCATAGTAAGCGGCACGCTTACTCTGTTCAGCTGAAGACCAGGGATCGAGATTGCCCGCATGGTCTGCAACTCGACATGGGCGTGTTCATTGCAAAGATCGAGCAGAACTCGCTGGCTTTTTACGAACCGGAGCTGGACGTTGGAGACCGAGTGCTGAGCATTAACAATAAGTCAATGGACTCGGTGCAGTCTATCGAGGAGGTGATGCAGGTGCTTAACGACCCGCGCAGCGATGGTCTTAACCTTTTTGCGCTGAAGTACGTGCAGGACCAATTGCCGCCAGGCATGACCACCTCGTCGGCTCAGACGGATTCTATTGACTCCATGCAGCATGTTTCGGGTAGCGGTGGAGGTGGAGGAAGTGGGCCCAGTAGCGCCACCAAACATCCGTCCAAATTCGCTGAGTTTTTCTTCCGAAAGCTCAAGTTCAGCAAGCCGGGAACACCGGAGGATAACTTTGAGCAGGAGCACGATGACGCCATCGCCGCTCTTGATTCGGTGCTCAGTGAGAACAGCTCAGAGAAGAGCAAGGAAAACTTGTTTAACCGCAAAAAACGCACCAAGAAAGAGAAGGAGACCTCCAAGAGCATGGGCACCTGGCCGCGGACCAACATATCACACGATAACCCAACAGGAACCATGCGGGGCAATCAAAAGAAACAAGCCCTGATGTCACTCTTCACAGCCGGTCCCATCAACGTGGACAAGGATGATGAACTTGTGGGTGAGGTGGGAGTACCGGAGAAGCAGCCGCCAGAGTTGATGCAGGAACAGCTGCCTCCACCGTTGCCCCCACAGATGTCCAAGCCCTTGGCCCACATCCGGGGAGCAAATGGGAGCGCCATTAAGGCGCATCCCAACCGCAACTCCAATCCGGTGAGCTCGGGAGTCTCAGCACTGTTTCCCCCTGGTTCTTCTGCAGGCATGACCATGACCGGTTATCCGACCCATCCGAGACACTCGCTCTACACTCCCGAGGAGATTAATCAGAAGCCAATGCAGCGGGCACCCCTGATGGGCGCCAATGCTAGAGTAAAAATTCCCTCACAGGAGCGCTACGGATCCAGACCGCACAGTAACCATCGCTTGTCGCTGAATATCACACCCAGTGGCGATTTTTACCAGCCCAAGACCAGTGGTCAGCAGGCCCAGCAGCAGGTGATGAATGCCTCGTCGTCTTCAGCGGGCTTTGCAATGGGATCGGGATCAATGGGTGGAGTCACGGGTCCGGCGGCCGGCGAGTTTCCAGTGCGCAAGCAGCAGGTCTATGACGTCTTCCACCCGCTTCCACTGCCTAAAAACAGCTCTGGATCCAATCCCAACGCCTTGTTCATGCCGCTGAATCCCCCGAGAGGCAGTCATCCGTTGCCGGCTGGCCAGCCGCCGGATGTGGTGTCTCTGAAATCGCAGAACTCCATCGAGTCGATACTGTCCGCCAAGAGTCCGGCCGTCAGCGAGTACGGCGTGTACGCCAAGCGCCATGTGCCCATGCAGGTTAGGCATGTGCCCAAGTACCCGAGCGACAGTGAGAGCATTGGCTCCGGAATTCACGGGGGCTATGGCGGGTTTCTCCAGTCCAACCATATCCCGGGGAACAGGCACACGCAGCTGTTCCCCACTTTTGGGCCCGGGGGGAGGAGCAACCGCAGATCCAGTCCCCTGACACTGCCCTCTCCACCGCCTCAACAGCAGTTGCAACAACTGCCTCCGGCTGTGGTACCGCACGACAGCGTTGGAATACCCACCGACCTGGACTATCATCCGCACCATCATGCCCAGACCAACCCGCTGCCACACCCCCATCCACTTCCGCATGCCCCTTACCTGGACTACGGACACGGGCCCTACCCCTACATGGGCGTAGGTGGAGGAGGAGTCTCGGGAGTGGGAGGTGTAATCTATGAGGGCGGAACCTTTCCGCGCAAGAAAGACAATCAGCGGCTGAGAATTCCGTCCAATCCCAGTGTGGCCAGCAAGAGCGGCAGCATGGTTAAGAACAGCTCCGGTAGCATCGACCATCACTATGTGACACACACGGCTCCGCCTTCCGGAGGGTCCATGTCAGCCTCATCCTCGGATCGCGCACCCATCTCCCTGATCAGCTCCAGCATTCACAACAGTTATGGTGCAAATATGGCTGGAGGAAATGGAACTGGATCAGGAGTTGGAGTGGGAGGAGGCGGAGGCAGTGGACGCGGTTCGCCCATGCCGCAAGTTCATGTGGAGATCCTCAGCCATGGAGGCGGCGGAAGTGGAAAGCGAAACTCCAATGTGCCCGCGGATTTTCTCTGCCCCGGAGACCTTAGAAGAGTCACCATCGACAAGCGCGACAAGTCGCTCGGTATCACCATTCAGTGCAACAATAACGGCGGAGGGATCTTCGTATCCACCGTCGCCGATAAGAGCACAGCGATGCGTGCCGGTCTCCAGGTGGGCGATCAACTCTTGGAAGTATGTGGCATCAACATGCGGGCCGCCACGCAGGAGATTGCGGCCAACGTGCTGCGGCAGTGCGGCGACTCCTTCACAATGCTCGTGCAGTACAATCCGGAGA AGTTTCCTTCGATGGAGTACGAGGGAGTGCACAATCTGGAACCAGAATCTCCCGTCAACCACTCGGGCTCCCCAACTCCGCGCAACTCACCGCGACCACCTGCTCGCAACTCGCTCTTCCCGTTGCCTTTGCAACCACAGGTTCCATCAGCGAGGTCCGGCTCGAGGGCTCCGCTCTCTCATCAATCCATCAAGGACCAGAGCTTCACCGACAGCCTGGAGAACCAGTCGGATATCAGCAGCAGTCAGGACATGCCCTCGTCGGCGGCcaccacaacaacaacgaccGCATCGGCCACGTCGACGGTCTACGATGAGGAGCCCAAGCCCGCCTTGCCGCCTCCGCCTGCATCCGTTCCGGCAGAGA CTCTGAGGTACGTGACTCTGCACATGGACAAGTCAAAGAACCTGGGCATTAAGCTGTTTGGTGGCAACAAGGTAGGCATCTATGTGCACGACGTGGCGACCGGATCGCCCTCGGATCATGCAGGAATACGAAAGGGGGATAAAATACTGGAGTACAACGGGGTGGACCTGAGCGGAGTTACCGCCGAACAGGCGGCCAACGAGATTTCAAAGCTCACGGATACGGTCACTATGCTGGTGCAGAATAAACTGCACA ctctaaaacaaattaaagacGAGCCTGGCGACTCCTTTTACATTCGCGTGGGGTTTGACCGGACTGGTGAGTTAAACGAGGACGATTTGCGTTTTGTGAAGGACGAGGTGCTCTACGTGGACAACACAGTCTTTAACGGCACCTTTGGCTTGTGGCGGGCCTGGAAGCTGGATGCCATGGGTCATCGGAAGGAGTGCGGCATAATACCCAGTCAAATAAA GGTGGAAGAGGAACTACGTTCGGGGGAGGTGGTGGACTGTGATACGGGAACCGCCAGACGAGGCAGCACTTCGGCCAGGAGATCGTTTTTTCGTCGCAAGAAGAACCAGCGCAGCTCGTCCCGCGACTCCACGGAGATTGCCAGCTTCAGCAATACACAGCTCAGCTTCTTTCCAGACCTAGGCCTACTCAACGATGATGGTGGAGCCCTTAGCTACCAGCGTGTGGAGCTGCTGGACT CGCCCATTCGCCGGCCTGTGCTGATTATTGGACCGCTGTCAGAGTGCCTTATGGACCGCCTGACCATCGACTTTTCCAACCTATTCAAGCTGTGCGAGGTGACTGCCATGGACTGCTCGCAGGAGGCCATGGAGGAGGGTCTGAAGGAGAATATCTTTGTGGACTACCGGCGGAGAGGCAACAAGTTTGAGAGCACCACCGTGGAGGCCATCAGCAATGCCTGCAAGAAT GATCGACGTCACTGCATCTTGGACGTTTCGATCTCCGCCGTGGAGCGCCTGCAGCGTCTACAAATCTACCCGATTGTCCTACTGCTGCGCTTCAAGTCCGCGAAACAAATCCGCGACATTCGCGACTTTGGCACCGACAAAATCTCGGCCAAGGCGGCCAAGGAGATGTACGAACGGGCCATGAAACTGGAGACAGACTACAAGCAGTACATATCAG CCGTCATCCCCGGCGTCAGCATCAAGCACATGTGCACCCAAATCAAGGATGCCGTCGACAAGGAGCAGGACAAGCTGCTGTGGGTGCCCGTGACGAGTGGCTGA